A window of Nicotiana tabacum cultivar K326 chromosome 24, ASM71507v2, whole genome shotgun sequence contains these coding sequences:
- the LOC107817837 gene encoding uncharacterized protein LOC107817837, producing MDQTPKRFACKKGKVENIDFGHEGKMLFYGPRRNQSLNLTNQYSWYMVALRVKAPEAPANAEPPSDPEQVDKEGEVTKEIGTDAAKLRTGIGATKNQGIKAFQNMADMMDKLFKDVETSYGSFCTNVISTLSTF from the exons ATGGACCAGACCCCAAAAAGGTTTGCTTGCAAGAAGGGAAAAGTTGAAAATATTGATTTTGGGCATGAGGGCAAGATGCTTTTCTACGGACCCCGGAGAAATCAAAGTTTAAATCTTACAAATCAATATTCATGGTATATGGTTGCACT GCGAGTGAAAGCACCAGAGGCACCAGCAAATGCTGAACCACCTTCTGATCCA GAACAAGTTGACAAGGAAGGAGAAGTGACAAAGGAGATAGGAACAGATGCAGCTAAGCTAAGGACGGGCATTGGAGCTACCAAGAATCAAGGGATCAAGGCTTTCCAGAACATGGCAGACATGATGGACAAGCTTTTCAAAGATGTTGAGACCTCATATGGTTCCTTCTGCACTAATGTTATCAGCACCCTAAGTACTTTCTAG